ACAGATTGTGGACTTTCTCTAGCTCTGACTGGACTCGATGACGATCGGTGAGCACGGCAACAGGGACCATACTGGCATCACGCGCTACGGATTCAACCGAACGACTGGCGATCTGTCCGCCGAGACCAGGCATGTATGCAACACCCCGATACTTGAGCGTCACTCTAGGATGAGAAGCAGCAATATCAAAGTGAGAACGACGGCAGGTCCGTCCCCGGTAGCGACCAATGACCTCAGAGGTTGTAGCCACTGCCGTAAAAGGGGTA
The genomic region above belongs to Acaryochloris thomasi RCC1774 and contains:
- a CDS encoding DUF4278 domain-containing protein — encoded protein: MNLSYRGVKYRFTPFTAVATTSEVIGRYRGRTCRRSHFDIAASHPRVTLKYRGVAYMPGLGGQIASRSVESVARDASMVPVAVLTDRHRVQSELEKVHNLSIQKNLERRLSVARTQGNQNLIHVLENEQKQLAS